The genomic stretch CAGAATGCGGCATTGATAGAGGAGACGGCATCTCTTGCAGAGGAGCTTGCATCCCAGGCAAGGGAGCTTCTTGAACTCGTCTCATTCTTTAAGACAGATGAGATTGTGAGAGAGACTGTTTTTACAGGAAAGGCTATAAGAACTGAAAGACAATCTGGAAAAATAACCTTTGAGGATAAAAGAGGAGCTATAAAGGGAAATGGAAAATCAGGTGCTCAATTTGAGGAGTTCTGATTTTGGTCTGACTGATGAGGTTTTTGCCCTCTTTTCTGAACTGATATACAGGTCGTCTGGTATAAGGCTTACAAAACAGAAGAAGAATCTTCTTATTTCCAGACTCCTTAAGAGGATCCGGGCTCTCGGGGTGGATGGTTTTTATAATTACTACAGGCTCGTAAGAAGTGACCAGTCAGAGCTTATCCATATGCTTAACTGCATAGCAACAAATACAACAAGATTTTTCAGAGAAGAATACCACTTTAAATTTCTTGAGGAGATCGGGATTCCAGAATTCATAAACAGAAGAAATATTAATATATGGAGTGCAGGTTGTTCCACAGGTGAAGAACCCTATTCAATTGCCATATCTGTCTCCGAAGCCCTAAGTAAATACAGGGGATTAAAACCAGAGGTAATGATCCTAGGAACAGATATCTCTACCTCTGCAATTGATTTTGCAAAGAGAGGTATATACGAAGAAGACCAGATGCCCGATAATACTCCTGACAGGATCTTAAAGAAATATTTTCTTAAAGGTGTGGGTGAATATTCGGGAAGGATAATGGTAAAGGAACATTTAAGGAACATGGTTCATTTTGAAAGGCTTAATCTCAAGGACAGGATTTATCCGCTAAGAAGGGATTTCCACTTCATATTCTGTAGGAATGTGATGATATATTTTTCTTCAGAAATGAAGGAGCATGTGATATCCCAGTTTTATAACCATCTTGTAGATGGTGGTTATCTCTTTCTAGGTCATTCAGAGGCAATTCTTAACAGAAAGGGTTTTATACCTGTATATATATCTGTCTATAGAAAGGTGCGATCTTAAATGAAGAAGATTATCCTTTCGGTGGGTAATATTGCTGTATCAAAGACTCCTGCTTTATTTGAGACAGTACTGGGCTCCTGTGTATCTGTATGCCTCTGGGATGAGGTAACAGGTGCTGGTGGTATGAATCACTTCATGGTGCCCTATTCCTATGATGGTGCCATGAACAGAGGTTTTTACGGACCTGACTCAACTGTGGAGCTCATACACCGCCTCCTTGCAAATGGAGCCTCTATAAGCAGTATGAGGGCAAAGATATTTGGTGGAGGCAAATTGAGGGACCTAAATAATCTTCCTAATATAGGAAAGAAGAATATAGAGGTTGCAAAGATGATTCTCTCAGAATACGGCATACCGCTCGTGGCTGAACTCACGCAGCTAACCTGTGGAATGAAGATTCAGTTTTATTCATCCACTGGCAGGGTCCTGCTTACTAAACTGCTTTAAGTAAAAGTTACTTTTCTAATACAAGCTCAATTGATGAATCTGCCGATAAAAATTAATTATATCCTCTTATATTAAAAGGGCAGGCGGGCCGAAAATCGGTCCTTTAGAGA from Thermodesulfovibrionales bacterium encodes the following:
- a CDS encoding protein-glutamate O-methyltransferase CheR, which translates into the protein MENQVLNLRSSDFGLTDEVFALFSELIYRSSGIRLTKQKKNLLISRLLKRIRALGVDGFYNYYRLVRSDQSELIHMLNCIATNTTRFFREEYHFKFLEEIGIPEFINRRNINIWSAGCSTGEEPYSIAISVSEALSKYRGLKPEVMILGTDISTSAIDFAKRGIYEEDQMPDNTPDRILKKYFLKGVGEYSGRIMVKEHLRNMVHFERLNLKDRIYPLRRDFHFIFCRNVMIYFSSEMKEHVISQFYNHLVDGGYLFLGHSEAILNRKGFIPVYISVYRKVRS
- a CDS encoding chemotaxis protein CheD, with protein sequence MKKIILSVGNIAVSKTPALFETVLGSCVSVCLWDEVTGAGGMNHFMVPYSYDGAMNRGFYGPDSTVELIHRLLANGASISSMRAKIFGGGKLRDLNNLPNIGKKNIEVAKMILSEYGIPLVAELTQLTCGMKIQFYSSTGRVLLTKLL